The following is a genomic window from Capnocytophaga stomatis.
TATGGAATAAATTTTATTGTTATTTACCCACATATAAAACTACTTATGCAACTTTCTATTATAATACCTATATATAATACTGAAAAATATCTCGAAGGATGCGTAAAAAGCCTTTTTGATCAACAACTCCCTCACGACAGTTTTGAGATAATTCTTGTTAACGATGGCTCAACCGACAATAGCTTATCAATTTGTAATCAACTAGCAAAAAAACATCAAAACATTAGAGTTTTCAATCAGCAAAATCAAGGTCAAAGCGTTGCCCGAAATGTCGGATTGGGGTATGCGGTTGGGAAATATGTATATTTTATTGACTCTGATGACTTTTTAAACTCAGGGTATTTAAATCACCTTCTAAATATTCTTGAAGAGGAAGGGCTTGATTTTTTGGGATTTCAACTTTATAGCACTTCACAATCATATAATCCTACAAGCAAAATAGAACCTCTAAAGAAAGAGGTTGAAGGAAATGGTTTGTACATTATTGGTAAACATAGTTATTATAATGGTTCCTGCTGGTTTATCTTTGAACGTGCCATTGCTAACAATCTTTTTTTCGAAGACGGACGCCTTTGTGAAGATGTCATTTTCACAACTCAATTACTTTTGAGAGTAAAAAAAGGAAGAATTTATGATAACCCTATTTATGGCTATTTTACAAATAATGAATCAACAATTAAGACCAAAAATCCAGAGCGATCAAAAAAGATAAATGATGATATGTTTTATGTTGCTCAACGATTTAGCGAAATCATAGAACAAACTAACTTCAACGGGAATATGAAAGCCTTTTCTCGGCTAAAATCAAGGCAGGAATCGTACACGTACTTTGCTATTGTCCGTTTTCTTAGAAGTAAAAGGAAATTTTCTGAACTGGAAAAATTTT
Proteins encoded in this region:
- a CDS encoding glycosyltransferase — protein: MQLSIIIPIYNTEKYLEGCVKSLFDQQLPHDSFEIILVNDGSTDNSLSICNQLAKKHQNIRVFNQQNQGQSVARNVGLGYAVGKYVYFIDSDDFLNSGYLNHLLNILEEEGLDFLGFQLYSTSQSYNPTSKIEPLKKEVEGNGLYIIGKHSYYNGSCWFIFERAIANNLFFEDGRLCEDVIFTTQLLLRVKKGRIYDNPIYGYFTNNESTIKTKNPERSKKINDDMFYVAQRFSEIIEQTNFNGNMKAFSRLKSRQESYTYFAIVRFLRSKRKFSELEKFLSDLEECKYPAYPITNFKGYNRRDKLLIKCFNNKFFLQTFIKFNRLLNIFK